The Scomber japonicus isolate fScoJap1 chromosome 13, fScoJap1.pri, whole genome shotgun sequence genome includes a window with the following:
- the puraa gene encoding purine-rich element binding protein Aa — protein sequence MADRDSGSEQGGAATGPGFGSMHLATGGAGSASGLQHETQELASKRVDIQNKRFYLDVKQNAKGRFLKIAEVGAGGNKSRLTLSMSVAVEFRDYLGDFIEHYAQLGPSNPGLVQDEPRRALKSEFLVRENRKYYMDLKENQRGRFLRIRQTVNRGPGLGSTQGQTIALPAQGLIEFRDALAKLIDDYGVEDEPAELPEGSSLTVDNKRFFFDVGSNKYGVFMRVSEVKPTYRNSITVPYKVWSKFGNTFSKYAEEMKKIQEKQREKRACELQQQQEEMQADDGDED from the coding sequence ATGGCGGACAGAGATAGTGGAAGTGAGCAGGGAGGAGCAGCCACGGGCCCAGGCTTCGGCTCCATGCACCTAGCGACAGGAGGGGCGGGCTCGGCTTCCGGGCTCCAGCATGAGACTCAAGAGCTGGCGTCGAAGCGGGTTGACATCCAAAACAAACGCTTCTACTTGGACGTAAAGCAGAACGCGAAAGGCCGCTTCTTAAAGATAGCAGAAGTCGGGGCCGGTGGAAACAAGAGCCGCCTCACTCTCTCAATGTCCGTGGCGGTCGAGTTCCGTGACTACTTGGGGGACTTCATCGAACATTATGCCCAGCTGGGTCCGAGCAACCCGGGCTTGGTACAAGACGAGCCCAGGCGAGCACTCAAAAGCGAGTTTTTGGTCCGAGAAAATCGGAAATACTACATGGATCTGAAAGAGAACCAGAGGGGACGGTTTCTGAGGATCCGACAGACCGTTAACCGGGGGCCCGGTTTGGGATCCACACAAGGCCAGACGATTGCTCTGCCTGCCCAGGGACTTATTGAGTTTCGTGACGCTTTGGCTAAACTTATTGACGATTACGGTGTAGAGGACGAACCTGCAGAGTTGCCCGAAGGGTCATCATTGACTGTGGACAACAAACGCTTTTTCTTCGACGTCGGATCCAATAAGTACGGGGTGTTCATGAGGGTAAGCGAAGTGAAGCCAACGTACCGCAACTCAATTACGGTGCCCTACAAAGTGTGGTCCAAATTTGGGAATACTTTCTCTAAATACGCCGAGGAGATGAAGAAGATCCAGGAGAAGCAGCGGGAGAAAAGGGCATGcgagctgcagcagcaacaagagGAGATGCAGGCGGACGATGGAGACGAGGATTGA